A genomic window from Fusarium falciforme chromosome 2, complete sequence includes:
- a CDS encoding Protein STU1 gives MTLNGRDERVRATLASLEGIFVAYKSMADTKLTDQQVADLATILRSDSTLDSKVQYVTVIKSGIKQHNVPEASVPQLFDGLRTAATSQHAALMNAGFTALNHLLTRLSRQDPKLLTKEAARTLPLVIEKLGDQKDKFRSLASHSLVTLYTVAPADVERFVRNTAMGGKSARAKESAMSWLLQMHKEQGLPFRAYVPTLMELLEDADGMVRDAAKNTVIELFRSAPGAAKSDLKRQLKNFKVRPAIEQVIVKELAPTSSRPETPSEAPPPPRPVLSASVSSIADRPITPGIDTKPESLDPLYVNTHRELDDIFKEMAWFFEGKESEQNWMKREDSITKLRRLLVGNAASDFPDIYLAGIRSMLDGIIKTIVSLRTSLCKEGCGLVQEVANTFGPAMDPMVELLMQTFVKLSAGTKKISSQLANVTVDTIVSRVSYTPRLMQHIWMACQDKNVAPRTYVTGWLKTILKKEAQHKNHIEHTGGVDLIEKCIKKGLADANPAVREKMRSTFWAFWGIWPARADAIMADLDTTAQKLLNKDPSNPNSPKKAEPVARPGLGLSKSTMGTSKPSLRETMMAQRKANLAAKNLPARPGSAMAHLSPVKTTTTATKPSATRTRPEAGGMSGAPMRPTRRRPELAARPATAGPYSVRDHPSVEPGSPESVKSKTTTPRPRATTPKRTGPRPRPGHAPHASESSLPSPTSARSPAKPAASPRVSPTKLKQSQSAMLPSSSPSRANEDLTLVVPTMAGLQRQASAPPPEAPEELSTPVTESMPEPVLEPAPAPAPEPVAEPVVEPTPAPAPVLAEPIQVEPVPGTPASTLQVYEDPFTDDQATPKPTFNLPVLEDKPVNADAANLPNAQAPVMQDVDSPERTKQNSRLLDSGITRIKARTLDVHGFRKLQSLLRDSKGIFTDDKFEALLIGLFQYLEDPLPNVNMDKAQDIKAQILATIRLLLRKERDNFQPHVSRGLESLLETRSAYDIRAHIVSGVELLADELVTIGDGSEIVVVLTKRLQAYDGTAPEDNRILSTGLHVLRTMLDKRTNFVPTDTELGQLAALAGRCLVSADSGVRMDAVQLCVALHARVGEEAFWHALKDVQDDPKSLITYYIVKRQREQGPSVAA, from the exons ATGACACTTAATGGGAGAGACGAGCGTGTACGGGCCACTTTGGCGTCGCTCGAGGGCAT ATTCGTCGCCTACAAGTCCATGGCCGACACAAAGCTCACCGATCAGCAGGTCGCCGACCTCGCGACCATCCTCCGTAGCGACTCGACCCTCGACTCCAAGGTCCAGTACGTCACCGTCATCAAGTCCGGCATCAAGCAGCACAATGTCCCCGAGGCGAGCGTCCCGCAGCTGTTTGACGGCTTGCGCACCGCCGCCACCTCGCAGCATGCCGCCCTCATGAACGCCGGATTCACGGCGCTCAACCACCTCCTGACCCGACTGTCCCGCCAGGACCCCAAGCTCTTGACCAAGGAGGCCGCCCGCACGCTGCCCCTGGTCATCGAGAAGCTCGGGGACCAGAAAGACAAGTTTCGCTCTCTCGCATCGCACTCCCTCGTCACTCTGTACACTGTTGCGCCCGCCGATGTTGAGCGATTTGTCCGGAATACGGCCATGGGAGGAAAGAGCGCCAGAGCCAAAGAGTCTGCCATGAGTTGGCTATTACAG ATGCACAAAGAACAGGGACTTCCCTTCCGGGCCTATGTTCCTACGCTAATGGAACTCCTCGAAGATGCTGACGGTATGGTTCGAGATGCCGCGAAGAATACTGTCATTGAGCTCTTCCGGTCCGCCCCGGGTGCCGCCAAGTCGGATCTCAAGAGACAGCTCAAGAACTTCAAGGTGCGACCCGCCATTGAGCAGGTCATCGTCAAGGAACTCGCCCCGACGTCGAGCCGTCCCGAGACGCCTTCTGAAGCCCCCCCGCCGCCTCGTCCAGTACTCTCCGCCAGCGTCTCGTCCATCGCCGACCGCCCCATCACCCCAGGCATCGACACTAAGCCCGAGAGCCTCGATCCCTTGTACGTCAACACGCACCGAGAACTCGACGACATTTTTAAGGAAATGGCGTGGTTTttcgagggcaaggagtcGGAACAAAACTGGATGAAGCGAGAGGATTCCATCACAAAGCTCCGAAGGCTGCTTGTGGGCAACGCGGCATCTGACTTTCCCGATATCTACCTTGCTGGGATTCGAAGCATGTTGGACGGCATCATCAAGACGATAGTCTCGTTGAGAACCAGTTTGTGCAAGGAGGGATGTGGCCTTGTTCAGGAGGTTGCCAACACGTTTGGCCCGGCCATGGATCCCATGGTTGAGCTGCTCATGCAGACATTTGTCAAGCTCTCTGCTGGGACCAAGAAGATCAGCTCGCAACTCGCCAATGTGACGGTGGACACAATCGTCAGCAGAGTCTCGTACACGCCTCGTCTGATGCAGCACATCTGGATGGCCTGTCAGGACAAGAACGTCGCGCCTAGGACATACGTCACGGGCTGGCTCAAGACTAtcttgaagaaggaggctcAGCATAAGAACCACATCGAGCACACGGGCGGTGTTGATCTGATCGAGAAGTGTATCAAGAAGGGCCTGGCGGATGCGAACCCAGCAGTGAGAGAGAAGATGCGATCGACATTCTGGGCATTCTGGGGGATCTGGCCCGCGAGAGCAGATGC TATCATGGCCGATCTGGACACGACTGCCcagaagctcctcaacaaGGACCCTAGCAACCCCAACTCGCCCAAGAAGGCAGAGCCTGTGGCGCGCCCAGGTCTTGGGCTTTCCAAGAGCACAATGGGCACCAGCAAACCCAGCCTCCGCGAGACAATGATGGCTCAGCGAAAGGCAAACCTTGCTGCCAAGAACCTCCCAGCTCGACCTGGCTCTGCCATGGCTCACCTTTCACCCGTGAAGACGACGACCACAGCCACCAAGCCTTCTGCAACTCGAACCCGGCCAGAGGCTGGTGGCATGTCAGGGGCTCCGATGCGGCcaacgaggagaaggccgGAGCTGGCGGCTCGCCCTGCCACTGCTGGCCCTTACTCTGTTCGTGATCATCCGTCTGTGGAACCTGGGAGTCCTGAGAGTGTGAAGTCCAAGACCACAACGCCAAGGCCCAGAGCGACCACTCCTAAGAGGACTGGACCTCGGCCGCGGCCCGGTCATGCGCCTCATGCCAGCGAGTCCAGCTTGCCATCTCCTACTTCTGCAAGGTCGCCAGCCAAGCCAGCCGCTTCGCCCCGTGTGAGCCCTACCAAGTTGAAGCAATCGCAGTCTGCTATGCTGCCCTCGAGCAGTCCCTCAAGGGCGAATGAGGATCTCACTCTCGTAGTCCCAACCATGGCTGGCTTGCAGCGGCAGGCATCTGCACCACCTCCAGAGGCGCCTGAGGAGTTGAGCACTCCAGTGACCGAGTCTATGCCAGAGCCTGTATTAGAACCAGCTCCAGCACCTGCACCGGAGCCAGTGGCGGAGCCCGTGGTAGAACccactccagctccagctcccgtTCTTGCAGAGCCCATCCAGGTAGAGCCCGTGCCTGGAACTCCTGCCTCGACATTGCAAGTGTACGAAGACCCCTTTACTGATGATCAGGCAACCCCCAAGCCGACCTTCAACCTCCCTGTGCTGGAGGACAAGCCTGTCAACGCCGATGCGGCCAACCTGCCCAACGCCCAGGCTCCCGTGATGCAAGACGTAGACTCTCCCGAGAGGACGAAGCAGAACTCGCGGCTGCTTGACAGCGGCATCACCAGGATCAAGGCCCGAACTCTTGATGTCCACGGCTTCCGGAAGCTACAGTCTCTCCTGCGAGACAGCAAGGGCATCTTTACGGACGACAAGTTTGAGGCGCTGCTGATTGGCCTGTTCCAGTATCTTGAGGACCCCTTGCCCAATGTCAATATGGACAAGGCCCAGGATATCAAGGCCCAGATCCTGGCCACCATCAGGCTACTTCTCCGAAAGGAACGTGACAACTTCCAGCCTCACGTGTCCAGGGGCCTCGAGTCTCTTCTCGAGACTCGCAGCGCATATGACATCCGTGCACACATTGTCAGCGGCGTCGAGCTGCTGGCTGACGAGCTTGTCACCATTGGGGATGGCTCTGAGATTGTTGTTGTTCTGACCAAGCGTCTCCAAGCGTACGACGGTACTGCCCCCGAGGACAACCGTATCCTCAGCACGGGTCTGCATGTTCTACGAACCATGCTCGACAAGAGAACTAACTTTGTGCCCACCGACACGGAGCTCGGCCAACTTGCTGCCCTTGCTGGTCGATGTCTCGTCTCGGCTGATTCCGGTGTCCGCATGGATGCCGTTCAGCTCTGCGTGGCTCTGCACGCTCGCGTCGGCGAGGAGGCCTTCTGGCATGCCCTCAAGGACGTCCAGGACGATCCCAAGAGCTTGATCACGTATTACATCGTCAAGAGACAGCGCGAGCAGGGCCCTTCCGTTGCTGCCTGA
- a CDS encoding Acyl-CoA desaturase, with product MSSSTAAGKQAQAFPDGTKDYIPLRSGAPKSSANKVHISDVPMTWKNIHQHINWLNTTLVVIVPMIGFISAYWVPLQLKTAIWAVIYYVNTGLGITAGYHRMWSHSAYKGTLPLKIYLAAVGAGAVQGSIRWWSYGHRVHHRYTDTDKDPYSVRKGLLYSHMGWMVFKQNPKRQGRTDITDLNEDAVVVWQHKNYIKCVLFMALGFPMLVAGLGWGDWWGGLVYAGILRVCFVQQATFCVNSLAHWLGEQPFDDRNSPRDHVITAIVTLGEGYHNFHHEFPSDYRNAIEWWQYDPTKWSIWMWKQLGLAYELKQFRQNEIEKGRVQQLQKKLDQKRATLDWGIPLDQLPVVDWDDFVADSKNGKGLVAIAGVIHDVTDFIKDHPGGRALINSAIGKDATAIFNGGVYNHSNAAHNLLSTMRVGVLRGGCEVEVWKRAQFENKDVTYMNDSAGARIIRAGNQVTKVIQPAASADAA from the exons ATGTCGTCGTCCACCGCCGCGGGCAAGCAGGCCCAGGCCTTCCCTGATGGCACCAAGGACTACATCCCTCTTCGATCCGGTGCCCCCAAGAGCAGCGCCAACAAGGTCCATATCTCTGACGTCCCGATGACCTGGAAGAACATCCACCAGCACATCAACTGGCTCAACACCACTCTCGTTGTCATCGTTCCCATGATCGGCTTCATCTCGGCCTACTGGGTTCCTCTCCAGCTCAAGACCGCCATCTGGGCTGTCATCTACTACGTTAACACTGGTCTGGGTATTACTGCTG GTTACCACCGTATGTGGTCTCACTCCGCTTACAAGGGCACTCTTCCCCTCAAGATCTATCTCGCTGCCGTCGGCGCTGGCGCCGTCCAGGGCTCCATCCGATGGTGGTCGTATGGTCACCGCGTGCACCACCGCTACACCGATACCGACAAGGATCCTTACTCTGTCCGCAAGGGTCTCCTCTACTCCCACATGGGCTGGATGGTCTTCAAGCAGAACCCTAAGCGCCAGGGCCGAACCGACATTACCGATCTCAACGAGgacgccgtcgtcgtctggCAGCACAAGAACTACATCAAGTGCGTTCTCTTCATGGCTCTCGGCTTCCCCATGCTCGTTGCCGGTCTCGGCTGGGGTGACTGGTGGGGTGGCCTCGTCTATGCTGGTATCCTCCGTGTCTGCTTCGTCCAGCAGGCTACCTTCTGCGTCAACTCTCTCGCCCACTGGCTCGGTGAGCAGCCCTTCGACGACCGCAACTCTCCTCGTGACCACGTCATTACCGCCATCGTCACCCTCGGTGAGGGATACCACAACTTCCACCACGAGTTCCCCTCGGACTACCGCAACGCCATTGAGTGGTGGCAGTACGACCCTACCAAGTGGAGCATCTGGATGTGGAAGCAGCTCGGTCTTGCCTACGAGCTGAAGCAGTTCCGCCAGAACGAGATTGAGAAGGGCCGTGTCCAGCAGctccagaagaagctcgacCAGAAGCGTGCCACCCTCGACTGGGGTATTCCCCTCGACCAGCTCCCTGTTGTCGACTGGGACGACTTCGTCGCCGACTCTAAGAACGGAAAGGGTCTCGTCGCCATTGCCGGTGTCATCCACGACGTTACCGACTTCATCAAGGACCACCCCGGTGGCCGTGCTCtcatcaactcggccatTGGCAAGGATGCCACCGCCATCTTCAACGGTGGTGTCTACAACCACTCCAACGCCGCCCACAACCTTCTGTCCACCATGCGTGTTGGTGTCCTCCGCGGTGGCTGCGAGGTTGAGGTCTGGAAGCGTGCTCAGTTCGAGAACAAGGATGTCACCTACATGAACGACTCAGCTGGTGCTCGCATTATCCGCGCCGGCAACCAGGTCACCAAGGTTATCCAGCCTGCGGCCAGCGCCGACGCTGCCTAA
- a CDS encoding Protein kinase domain-containing protein, which produces MAQAGVVASEPPPPPHSQPSALSGTHNFFRKLFGRQSSNKAPSPPTERPAGPAPENDSADSDKGGLIRRMSRRVVPGLPRAQTFKRQVSERRTNLSPIEPTPDERRAVSMDRRSHGPRTSSTSQPATNPRVSAPSFLGSPQDEIPRFVPSLPSSPVADAPIQEPVESVVHRDDEATLADECAIQDNLSTADTHSITASQYEALIREELEKTWILNLSMHFRDRSRREKFFVTYREQEHTWRRVTISLDYRDAPPNSLEMDLIHTHYQRDKSAKIYEAIRESLRDIQFYDTVTNLKLQTTDGRLHVHVVEDGNEIIQYPTVAQIKHLGCRRIREKDIVFDSHMSGFVYKVNVNGHTLIKKEIPSPDTIDEFLYEVNALNRLRHSRNVIHFYGVVVDDHDEHVKGLLINYADQGALIDIIYEHCKDGDYDLPWSTRERWARQIVEGLSDIHESGFVQGDFTLSNIVIDEYGDAKIIDINRRGCPVGWEPPEATPLIESNQRITMYIGVKSDLYQLGMVLWALATQEDEPEAQGRPLILGPEVNIPDWYRQMAEICLSDDPKMRLQASALLHMFPRPGDGKECGQLNPPQSTIDEGYTLQQYLVDGYHPDSLPQIKTVEPPSDWSYVSRPYTDASPIGYEPYYYTRGRSPPSPLPSNYDGCDSPRGLYNIAAWAANRDIPSSYSDVGPDGMPLDETPVADKTGFMESDGATAPFSTMEKRETPATSTSTPSPDRGVDLLDTPEGRIAASIIQAQMGSREESCQKGGMGQQVSPRDANAGSKESSPPGNTISDSTHTEVGNRNEAPVGGGAIGGKGNNSSAVNPLEGTTQEVGGEGAKEAKKLEKETRKSSEGMVKTDSRPKEVQFANEGQKTEFPEMLPENGKNISEKLPAEPETDRCGEKKELDVKGVGEEREPKMVGIDIKTVDAPMEKELNARDKLVEGKTIDPDAETADSPKKELDTKSVDKLTAKATPGGDIKTTDTLAGIGAAHLTTDDKDTMRQKQTIDDKLKAAKPRIGA; this is translated from the exons ATGGCACAGGCGGGCGTTGTAGCGTctgagccgccgccgccgccccaTTCCCAGCCATCTGCGCTGTCCGGGACTCATAACTTTTTTCGCAAACTCTTTGGTCGGCAGAGTAGCAACAAGGCTCCCTCGCCGCCGACAGAGCGGCCTGCCGGCCCCGCGCCTGAGAACGACTCGGCCGACTCGGACAAGGGCGGCCTGATTCGCCGAATGTCCCGGAGGGTCGTGCCGGGTCTTCCCCGTGCCCAGACGTTCAAGCGCCAAGTATCGGAACGGAGGACCAACTTGTCCCCCATCGAGCCAACGCCAGATGAGAGGAGAGCTGTATCCATGGACCGCCGGTCTCATGGACCCCgaacatcatcaacctcacaGCCAGCGACCAATCCCCGGGTCAGCGCCCCAAGCTTCCTTGGCTCCCCGCAAGACGAGATACCTCGTTTTGTACCTTCCTTACCATCCAGTCCTGTTGCAGATGCGCCAATCCAGGAACCGGTTGAATCAGTTGTGCACAGGGATGACGAGGCTACACTGGCCGATGAGTGTGCCATCCAAGACAATCTCTCAACGGCTGACACTCATTCAATAACGGCATCCCAGTATGAAGCTCTGATTCgcgaggagctcgagaagaCCTGGATATTAAATCTCAGCATGCACTTCCGGGATCGTTCGAGAAGGGAAAAGTTCTTCGTCACATATCGGGAGCAGGAACACACTTGGCGGCGCGTAACCATCTCCCTCGATTACCGAGATGCTCCTCCGAACTCACTGGAGATGGACCTCATTCACACTCACTACCAACGAGACAAGAGCGCCAAGATTTACGAGGCTATCCGGGAGAGCCTACGAGACATTCAATTCTACGACACTGTGACCAATCTGAAACTTCAGACGACTGATGGGAGACTTCATGTCCATGTGGTTGAGGACGGCAAT GAAATTATCCAATACCCGACTGTTGCTCAGATCAAGCACCTTGGTTGCAGGCGTATTCGGGAAAAGGATATCGTCTTTGACTCGCACATGTCGGGCTTCGTTTATAAAGTCAATGTTAATGGTCATACCTTGATCAAGAAGGAAATCCCGAGCCCTGACACGATAGATGAGTTCTTGTATGAAGTCAACGCTCTCAACCGCCTCCGCCATTCACGCAACGTCATCCATTTCTATGGTGTCGTAGTGGACGATCACGATGAGCACGTAAAGGGACTTCTCATCAACTACGCCGACCAGGGAGCTCTCATTGACATCATTTACGAGCACTGCAAAGACGGCGATTACGACCTTCCGTGGTCAACACGTGAGAGGTGGGCTCGGCAAATTGTTGAAGGGTTGTCCGACATCCACGAGTCAGGCTTTGTACAAGGCGACTTCACGCTGTCCAACATTGTCATCGACGAGTACGGCGATGCGAAGATCATTGACATCAACAGGAGAGGGTGCCCAGTCGGATGGGAACCCCCGGAAGCCACGCCGCTCATCGAGAGCAACCAGCGGATTACTATGTACATTGGCGTCAAGTCGGATCTCTACCAGCTGGGCATGGTGTTGTGGGCTCTGGCAACGCAGGAGGATGAACCAGAAGCCCAAGGGCGACCGTTGATACTTGGTCCCGAGGTGAACATCCCAGATTGGTACAGGCAAATGGCAGAGATTTGCTTGAGCGATGATCCGAAAATGCGGCTCCAGGCGTCTGCTCTTTTGCACATGTTCCCACGACCAGGGGATGGTAAAGAATGCGGACAGTTGAACCCCCCGCAATCGACAATTGACGAAGGTTACACATTGCAGCAGTATCTCGTTGACGGGTACCACCCAGACAGCCTTCCGCAGATTAAGACGGTTGAGCCACCCAGCGACTGGTCCTACGTGAGCCGGCCATACACAGACGCAAGCCCCATTGGATACGAGCCGTACTACTACACACGTGGACGATCACCCCCAAGCCCCCTGCCGAGCAACTATGACGGATGCGACTCCCCGCGAGGTTTGTACAACATTGCTGCTTGGGCAGCAAATCGGGACATACCTTCATCGTACAGCGACGTGGGACCTGACGGCATGCCCCTCGACGAGACGCCTGTTGCCGATAAGACAGGATTTATGGAATCCGATGGGGCCACAGCACCGTTTTCGACcatggagaagagagaaacgcCGGCAACGTCGACGTCGACCCCAAGCCCAGACAGGGGCGTGGATCTCCTGGATACCCCTGAGGGTAGGATTGCTGCGAGCATTATCCAGGCCCAGATGGGATCGAGGGAAGAATCATGCCAAAAAGGTGGCATGGGACAGCAAGTTTCTCCCCGAGACGCGAATGCTGGCTCGAAAGAGTCATCGCCACCAGGAAACACTATCTCGGACAGCACCCATACGGAAGTCGGCAACAGAAATGAAGCGCCAGTCGGAGGTGGTGCGATTGGAGGAAAAGGAAACAATTCCTCGGCCGTGAACCCGCTTGAAGGAACAACACAAGAAGTGGGAGGCGAAGGAGCCAAGGAAGCAAAGAAGTTGGAGAAGGAAACTCGCAAGAGTTCCGAAGGAATGGTTAAAACTGACAGTAGACCGAAAGAGGTCCAATTCGCCAATGAAGGACAAAAAACAGAGTTTCCTGAGATGCTGCCTGAGAATGGCAAGAACATTTCGGAGAAACTGCCAGCAGAGCCAGAG ACGGATCGTTGTGGCGAGAAGAAAGAGTTGGATGTGAAGGGCGTAGGCGAGGAGAGAGAGCCCAAGATGGTCGGCATTGATATCAAGACTGTCGATGCTCCCATGGAGAAGGAACTGAATGCCAGGGACAAGTTGGTCGAGGGGAAGACAATCGACCCTGACGCTGAGACTGCGGACTCCCCTAAGAAAGAGCTGGATACCAAAAGTGTGGACAAGTTAACGGCAAAAGCAACACCCGGAGGCGACATCAAGACGACGGATACATTGGCAGGGATTGGGGCGGCGCACCTGACGACTGACGACAAGGACACGATGCGGCAGAAGCAAACGATTGACGACAAACTTAAAGCGGCGAAGCCTCGGATTGGAGCATGA